In Scophthalmus maximus strain ysfricsl-2021 chromosome 5, ASM2237912v1, whole genome shotgun sequence, a single window of DNA contains:
- the LOC118310457 gene encoding cAMP-specific 3',5'-cyclic phosphodiesterase 4B-like isoform X6, whose protein sequence is MPEANYLFSVSWGYIKFKRMLNRELSHLSEMSRSGNQVSEYISNTFLDKQNELELPCPVPKSRERKRRQGQQQQQQQQGGMMTQISGVRKVSHTPSISGSTSNRFGVKTDQEELLSKDLEDINRWGLNIFKVAEHSHNRPLTCIMYTIFQERDLMRTFKIPTDTFVTFMLTLEGHYHSDVAYHNSLHAADVAQSTHILLSTPALDAVFTDLEILAAIFAAAIHDVDHPGVSNQFLINTNSELALMYNDESVLENHHLAVGFKLLQEDNCDIFQNLTKKQRQTLRRVVIDMVLATDMSKHMSLLADLKTMVETKKVTSSGVLLLDNYTDRMQVLRNMVHCADLSNPTKPLDLYRQWTDRIMDEFFHQGDRERERGMEISPMCDKHTASVERTQVGFIDYIVHPLWETWADLVHPDAQDILDTLEDNRNWYQSMIPQSPSPPFYTGDAEGSPHGEEEEGGPMTSKFQFELTLDDEDGQGGDGESGMMERTDACDTLTFQNHPSDEDGAEMATRNVSPAET, encoded by the exons ATGCCTGAGGCCAACTACCTGTTCTCCGTGTCCTGGGGATACATTAAG TTCAAGAGGATGCTGAACCGGGAGCTGAGCCACCTGTCTGAGATGAGTCGCTCAGGCAACCAAGTGTCAGAGTACATCTCCAACACCTTCCTAG aCAAGCAAAATGAACTGGAGCTTCCGTGTCCGGTTCCAAAGTCcagggaaaggaagaggaggcagggccagcagcagcagcagcagcagcagggtgggATGATGACTCAGATCAGCGGGGTGAGGAAGGTCAGCCACACGCCCAGCATCTCTGGGAGCACCAGCAACCGCTTCGGGGTCAAGACAGACCAGGAGGAACTGCTGTCCAAG GACCTGGAAGACATCAACAGATGGGGTCTGAATATCTTCAAAGTGGCCGAGCACTCCCACAACCGACCGCTCACGTGCATCATGTACACCATCTTTCAG GAGCGAGACCTGATGAGAACGTTCAAGATTCCAACTGACACCTTTGTGACGTTCATGCTGACCCTGGAGGGCCACTACCACTCCGACGTGGCCTACCACAACAGCCTGCACGCCGCCGACGTAGCCCAGTCCAcccacatcctcctctccacccccgCTCTGGAT GCCGTCTTTACTGATCTGGAGATCCTGGCGGCCATTTTCGCTGCGGCCATACATGACGTGGACCACCCAGGTGTCTCCAACCAGTTCCTCATCAACACCA aCTCTGAGCTGGCTCTGATGTACAACGATGAGTCAGTGCTGGAGAACCACCACTTGGCCGTGGGCTTCAAACTGCTGCAGGAAGACAACTGCGACATCTTCCAAAACCTCACCAAGAAGCAGAGGCAGACGCTCCGGAGAGTGGTCATAGACATG GTATTGGCAACTGACATGTCTAAACACATGAGCCTGCTGGCTGATCTGAAGACAATGGTGGAGACCAAGAAGGTGACCAGCTCTGGAGTCCTGCTTCTGGACAACTACACAGATAGAATGCAG GTTCTGCGGAACATGGTTCACTGTGCCGATCTGAGCAACCCGACCAAACCACTGGATCTGTACCGGCAGTGGACGGACCGTATCATGGACGAGTTCTTCCAccagggagacagagagcgggAGCGGGGGATGGAGATCAGCCCCATGTGTGACAAACACACCGCTTCAGTGGAGAGGACACAG gttgGCTTCATCGACTATATCGTCCACCCTCTGTGGGAGACGTGGGCCGACCTGGTCCACCCCGACGCCCAGGACATCCTCGACACGCTCGAGGACAACAGGAACTGGTACCAAAGCATGATCCCTCAGAGCCCCTCCCCGCCCTTTTACACCGGTGACGCAGAAGGGAGCCcacacggggaggaggaggaggggggacccATGACGAGTAAATTTCAGTTTGAACTGACGCTGGACGACGAGGACGGACaggggggagacggggagagcgGGATGATGGAGAGGACCGACGCATGTGACACTCTGACATTCCAAAACCATCCCTCTGATGAGGACGGTGCAGAGATGGCGACGCGCAACGTCTCCCCGGCGGAAACATAG